Proteins encoded by one window of Salirhabdus salicampi:
- the infC gene encoding translation initiation factor IF-3, with product MNTLVEFDLIFSKILWRWLTISKDIFINERIRAREVRLIDANGEQLGVKSRQEALELAEKANLDLVMVAPNAKPPVCRIMDYGKFRYEQQKKDKENRKKQKVINIKEVRLSPAIEEHDFNTKLRNARKFLAKGDKVKATVRFRGRAITHKELGQKVLDRFAEQCNDVAVVETKPKMEGRNMFMMLAPNQESK from the coding sequence ATGAATACGCTTGTCGAATTCGACCTTATCTTTTCCAAAATTTTGTGGAGGTGGCTCACTATTAGCAAAGACATATTTATTAATGAGCGCATTCGTGCACGTGAAGTACGTCTCATTGATGCAAATGGTGAACAATTAGGCGTGAAATCACGTCAGGAAGCACTAGAGTTAGCTGAGAAAGCAAATCTAGACCTTGTAATGGTGGCTCCAAACGCGAAACCGCCAGTATGCCGAATCATGGACTACGGAAAGTTTCGTTATGAACAACAGAAGAAAGACAAAGAAAATCGTAAAAAGCAAAAAGTCATTAATATCAAAGAAGTGCGCTTAAGCCCTGCTATTGAAGAACATGACTTTAATACGAAACTACGTAATGCACGTAAATTTTTGGCTAAAGGTGATAAAGTTAAGGCTACTGTACGCTTCCGTGGTCGTGCGATCACCCATAAAGAGTTAGGTCAAAAGGTACTTGATCGATTCGCCGAGCAATGTAACGATGTTGCAGTAGTGGAAACAAAACCTAAAATGGAAGGTCGCAATATGTTCATGATGCTTGCACCAAATCAAGAAAGCAAGTAA
- the dut gene encoding dUTP diphosphatase, which produces MEYNVKVKYTHPDARLPYQANKGDAGFDLFSIEETTIKPGETALISTGIMLELPNGTEAQVRPRSGLAIKHSVTVLNSPGTIDEGYRGEVKVILINHGKQDFKVEKHMRIAQMVVASVANVNLVQAYELTNSERGEGGFGSSGTD; this is translated from the coding sequence ATGGAATACAATGTAAAAGTTAAGTATACTCATCCAGATGCCCGTTTGCCATACCAAGCCAATAAAGGTGATGCAGGGTTTGATTTATTTTCTATTGAAGAAACAACGATAAAACCAGGAGAAACCGCTCTCATATCTACCGGAATTATGTTAGAATTACCGAATGGGACAGAGGCGCAGGTTCGGCCACGAAGTGGATTAGCCATAAAGCATTCCGTTACCGTTTTAAATAGTCCGGGAACGATTGACGAAGGATACCGTGGGGAAGTTAAAGTTATTTTAATTAACCATGGAAAACAGGATTTTAAAGTGGAAAAACATATGCGAATTGCTCAAATGGTCGTTGCTTCCGTTGCAAACGTCAATTTAGTACAAGCCTATGAATTAACAAATTCAGAACGTGGTGAAGGTGGTTTTGGTTCTTCAGGAACCGATTAG
- a CDS encoding TrmH family RNA methyltransferase yields the protein MYIESLQNDKVKEWKKLNRKKDRDKQKCFLIEGEHLLEEAMRSDWNIREIIQLEGNTFSVPKEVKVITVSEKVFRAIASTNSPQGIMAVVQMKTFERNENDNKVLLLDAVQDPGNVGTMVRTADALGFDAVILGKGTVDVYNEKTVRASQGSLFHIPVMSDDLLSWCHWAKRHDFQIWATSLRDAKPLMNVNKPNKMAVILGNEGSGVDNQLLDMADERVYIPITGKAESLNVSIAAGILMHYLQN from the coding sequence ATGTACATTGAATCGTTACAAAATGATAAAGTTAAAGAATGGAAAAAGTTAAATCGAAAAAAAGACAGGGATAAGCAAAAATGCTTTCTTATTGAAGGTGAACATTTACTTGAGGAAGCAATGAGAAGTGATTGGAATATTAGGGAGATTATCCAATTAGAAGGAAATACATTTTCAGTGCCAAAAGAAGTGAAGGTTATAACAGTAAGTGAAAAAGTGTTTCGAGCCATTGCCAGTACAAATAGTCCACAAGGTATTATGGCAGTTGTTCAAATGAAAACTTTTGAAAGAAACGAAAATGACAACAAAGTGCTGTTACTTGATGCGGTCCAAGATCCCGGGAATGTTGGAACAATGGTTCGAACTGCTGACGCACTAGGTTTTGATGCAGTTATCCTAGGAAAGGGTACTGTTGATGTATACAACGAAAAAACTGTTCGGGCTAGTCAAGGATCATTGTTTCATATCCCTGTTATGTCCGATGATTTATTGTCCTGGTGTCATTGGGCCAAACGTCATGATTTTCAAATTTGGGCTACTTCTCTCCGGGATGCAAAGCCGCTAATGAATGTAAATAAGCCTAATAAAATGGCTGTGATCTTAGGGAATGAAGGCAGTGGTGTTGATAACCAATTACTTGACATGGCTGATGAACGAGTTTATATTCCCATTACTGGTAAAGCGGAATCCTTAAATGTAAGTATAGCGGCAGGGATTTTGATGCACTATTTACAGAATTAG
- the thrS gene encoding threonine--tRNA ligase — translation MAEQLNITFPDGNVKQFPNGTTGEEIAGSISSGLKKQALAIKLNGELVDLRRPLEQDGAIEIVTYRDQEGLEILRHSTAHLMAQAIKRLYKDVKLGVGPVIENGFYYDIDMEEKITPEDLPKIEKEMKKIVDEAHAIEREEVTRDEAKRIYHDVGDDLKLELIDDIPEGDSITLYKQGEFFDLCRGPHVPHTGKMKVFKLLNISGAYWRGDSDNKMLQRIYGTAFEKKSQLEEHLRLLEEAKERDHRKLGKELDLFTVNQKVGQGLPLWLPKGATIRRTIERYIVDIEERLGYNHVYTPVLGSVDLYKTSGHWDHYQEDMFPPMEMDNEDLVLRPMNCPHHMMVYKNQLHSYRNLPVRIAELGTMHRHEMSGALAGLQRVRAMTLNDAHIFCRPDQLKEEFIRVVQLVQAVYKDFGINDYFFRLSYRDPEDKEKYVDNDEMWETAQAMLKETMEDMELEYVEAEGEAAFYGPKLDVQVKTALGKDETLSTVQLDFHLPNRFDLTYIGEDGKEHRPVVIHRGVVSTMERFVAFLIEEYKGAFPTWLSPVQARIIPVSLDAHLDYAKQVEEKLRFEGIRVELDERDEKIGYKIRETQTEKIPYALVVGDQEIEQNAVNVRKYGEKDSSTVEFDQFVRQMKEDIEAKSLRKG, via the coding sequence ATGGCAGAACAATTAAACATTACATTCCCAGACGGAAATGTGAAACAATTTCCAAACGGAACAACGGGTGAAGAAATTGCAGGTTCTATTAGTTCTGGATTAAAAAAACAGGCATTAGCCATTAAACTGAATGGAGAATTAGTTGACCTTCGCCGTCCTCTTGAACAAGACGGTGCAATTGAAATTGTAACGTATCGTGATCAAGAAGGATTAGAAATATTACGCCATTCAACAGCACATCTAATGGCTCAAGCCATTAAACGTCTATACAAAGATGTGAAGCTAGGTGTTGGTCCTGTCATCGAAAATGGGTTTTATTATGATATTGACATGGAAGAAAAAATTACACCTGAAGACTTACCGAAGATTGAAAAAGAAATGAAAAAGATTGTCGATGAGGCACATGCGATTGAGCGTGAAGAAGTTACTCGTGATGAAGCAAAGCGCATTTATCATGACGTTGGAGATGACCTAAAGCTAGAATTGATTGATGATATTCCAGAGGGCGATTCAATTACATTGTACAAGCAAGGTGAATTCTTTGATTTATGTAGAGGCCCGCATGTTCCCCATACAGGAAAAATGAAAGTATTTAAATTGTTGAATATCTCTGGCGCATACTGGCGTGGAGATAGTGATAATAAAATGTTACAGCGAATTTACGGTACTGCTTTCGAAAAGAAATCCCAGTTAGAAGAACATTTACGTTTATTGGAAGAGGCAAAAGAAAGGGATCATCGTAAATTAGGAAAAGAGTTAGACCTCTTTACTGTCAATCAAAAAGTAGGTCAAGGTCTTCCACTTTGGTTACCGAAAGGTGCCACAATACGTCGTACAATTGAACGCTATATTGTGGATATCGAAGAACGTCTAGGTTATAACCATGTGTATACACCTGTCCTAGGTAGTGTTGATTTATACAAAACGAGTGGTCATTGGGATCATTACCAGGAGGACATGTTTCCACCTATGGAGATGGATAACGAAGATCTCGTACTGCGTCCAATGAACTGCCCGCACCATATGATGGTTTATAAAAACCAGCTGCATAGTTATCGTAACTTACCAGTTCGTATTGCCGAACTAGGCACAATGCATCGTCATGAAATGTCAGGAGCATTAGCTGGATTGCAACGTGTTAGAGCTATGACATTAAATGACGCACACATCTTCTGTCGACCAGATCAATTAAAAGAAGAGTTTATTCGTGTCGTTCAGCTCGTCCAAGCCGTTTATAAAGACTTTGGTATTAACGATTACTTCTTCCGTCTTTCTTATCGTGACCCAGAAGATAAAGAAAAATATGTGGATAACGATGAGATGTGGGAAACTGCTCAAGCAATGTTAAAAGAGACGATGGAAGATATGGAGTTGGAGTACGTTGAAGCTGAGGGAGAAGCTGCGTTTTATGGTCCTAAGTTAGATGTTCAAGTGAAAACGGCGTTAGGTAAAGATGAAACATTATCAACGGTTCAGTTGGACTTCCACTTACCGAATCGCTTCGATTTAACTTATATCGGTGAAGATGGAAAAGAGCATCGTCCTGTTGTCATTCACCGTGGAGTCGTTTCAACAATGGAACGCTTTGTCGCTTTTCTAATTGAAGAGTATAAAGGTGCGTTCCCTACATGGTTGTCACCTGTTCAAGCTCGCATTATTCCGGTATCGTTAGATGCCCATTTAGATTATGCAAAGCAAGTTGAAGAAAAGTTACGCTTTGAAGGTATCCGTGTTGAGCTTGATGAGCGTGACGAAAAGATTGGCTATAAAATCCGTGAAACACAAACAGAAAAAATCCCTTATGCACTTGTAGTTGGCGACCAAGAAATAGAACAAAATGCTGTAAACGTCCGCAAGTATGGGGAAAAGGATTCTAGTACAGTTGAATTTGACCAATTCGTAAGACAAATGAAAGAGGATATTGAAGCGAAGTCATTGCGTAAAGGGTAA
- a CDS encoding TVP38/TMEM64 family protein produces the protein MDQVGSWILAIVESSGLFAPMMFIGFHLLRPLFFLPVAFICVSGGILFGLVSGAIYSVIGITLSSILFYRIVKIMPRTVHRLARLRQKLFGEHAQITRGQIILLRLMPFIHFHLLSLCIIEMSKGFKEYFRLSFASNVPLAVVYTSFGQWISTMSPMLMAMIISAFLPFLYFLRKKEIVLKWEDFFQRKTAPPNPMPLKNRLP, from the coding sequence ATGGACCAAGTTGGATCATGGATCCTTGCCATTGTAGAGTCCAGTGGCTTGTTTGCGCCAATGATGTTTATTGGTTTTCATTTATTAAGGCCACTGTTTTTTTTACCTGTTGCATTTATATGTGTATCAGGAGGGATTTTATTTGGTCTCGTGTCAGGTGCTATTTATTCGGTCATTGGCATCACCCTTTCTAGTATTCTCTTCTATCGAATAGTAAAAATTATGCCGAGAACGGTTCATCGTCTTGCCCGTTTAAGGCAGAAGCTATTTGGTGAACATGCTCAAATTACCCGTGGACAGATCATTCTCCTTAGATTAATGCCCTTTATTCATTTTCATCTTTTATCTTTATGTATCATTGAAATGTCCAAAGGGTTTAAAGAGTATTTTCGCCTTTCGTTTGCATCCAACGTACCGTTAGCTGTTGTGTATACCTCCTTTGGTCAATGGATTTCGACGATGTCCCCTATGTTAATGGCTATGATCATATCCGCATTTTTACCGTTTTTATATTTCTTGCGTAAAAAGGAAATTGTACTGAAGTGGGAGGACTTTTTTCAAAGGAAAACCGCTCCACCGAATCCAATGCCGTTAAAAAACAGGCTACCTTAA
- the rpmI gene encoding 50S ribosomal protein L35, translated as MPKMKTHKGSAKRFRKTGKGKVKRAHAFTSHLFANKSQKQKRKLRKATLVSKGDLKRIKAMLPK; from the coding sequence ATGCCTAAAATGAAAACCCATAAAGGTTCAGCGAAACGTTTTAGAAAAACAGGTAAAGGGAAAGTGAAGCGTGCTCACGCATTCACAAGCCACTTGTTTGCAAATAAGAGCCAGAAACAAAAACGTAAGCTTCGTAAAGCGACACTTGTTTCTAAAGGCGATTTAAAACGAATTAAAGCAATGCTTCCAAAATAA
- the pheS gene encoding phenylalanine--tRNA ligase subunit alpha, which produces MKERLEELKQEALLQVEQADTSEDLQQVKVSFLGKKGPITEVLRGMGKLSKDERPVIGQMANEVREAISEAIETKQATLEAKKLEQQLKEEKIDVTLPGRPVPTGGPHLLTKLIQDIEDLFIGMGFSVAEGPEVEQDYYNFEALNLPKDHPARDMQDSFYITNELLLRTQTSPIQARTMEKHEGRGPVKIICPGKVYRRDTDDATHSHQFTQIEGLYVDENVRMSDLKGVLNEFAKQMFGNDREIRLRPSFFPFTEPSVEMDISCKLCNGEGCSVCKGTGWIEILGAGMVHPNVLRMSGFDPEKYSGFAFGMGPERIAMLKYGIEDIRHFYTNDVRFLKQFHQA; this is translated from the coding sequence GTGAAAGAACGCTTAGAGGAATTAAAGCAGGAAGCCTTGTTACAAGTTGAACAGGCGGATACATCAGAAGACCTACAGCAAGTAAAAGTATCTTTCTTAGGAAAGAAAGGTCCAATTACAGAAGTATTAAGAGGAATGGGGAAACTTTCGAAGGATGAGCGTCCTGTCATTGGACAAATGGCAAACGAAGTACGTGAAGCTATTTCGGAAGCGATTGAAACGAAACAAGCAACATTAGAGGCAAAAAAGCTGGAACAGCAGTTAAAGGAAGAGAAAATCGATGTTACGTTACCTGGTCGACCTGTTCCGACAGGTGGGCCACACTTGTTAACAAAATTAATTCAAGATATTGAAGATTTGTTTATTGGGATGGGGTTTTCTGTGGCAGAGGGCCCAGAGGTTGAGCAAGATTACTACAATTTTGAAGCGTTAAACTTACCTAAGGATCACCCAGCACGTGATATGCAGGATTCATTTTACATAACGAATGAATTATTATTACGAACGCAAACCTCTCCAATTCAAGCGCGCACAATGGAAAAGCATGAGGGGAGAGGCCCAGTGAAAATCATTTGTCCTGGAAAAGTGTATCGTCGTGATACAGATGATGCGACACACTCACACCAGTTTACACAAATCGAAGGCTTATACGTAGATGAAAACGTTCGAATGAGTGATTTGAAAGGGGTTTTAAACGAATTTGCTAAGCAAATGTTTGGTAATGATCGTGAAATCCGCTTACGTCCAAGCTTTTTCCCATTTACAGAACCATCTGTGGAAATGGATATATCCTGTAAGCTTTGTAACGGAGAAGGTTGTTCCGTATGTAAAGGAACAGGTTGGATTGAAATATTAGGTGCAGGGATGGTGCACCCGAACGTATTAAGGATGTCCGGGTTTGATCCTGAGAAATATAGCGGTTTTGCTTTCGGAATGGGTCCAGAGCGAATTGCGATGTTGAAATATGGTATAGAAGATATCCGCCATTTCTACACAAATGACGTGCGATTTTTAAAACAGTTTCATCAAGCATAA
- a CDS encoding sigma-w pathway protein ysdB: protein MIIFLLRMLIFFAIIFFIYKAYRYIVNPKRKLEHALETKSYYFLDDTKNVKKKLLITYKGAMFEGEKQLGTTDKAFEVTTVNIRVHHEETLKGINKEDLTFLKEEILKKYPYANIIWQYPINKLLPDYE, encoded by the coding sequence ATGATTATTTTTTTACTTCGCATGCTCATTTTCTTTGCGATCATATTTTTTATTTATAAGGCTTATCGGTATATAGTCAACCCGAAACGCAAACTAGAACATGCCCTTGAAACGAAAAGCTATTACTTTTTAGACGATACGAAAAATGTCAAAAAAAAATTACTCATTACATACAAGGGAGCCATGTTTGAGGGAGAAAAGCAGTTAGGGACCACTGACAAAGCATTTGAAGTTACAACCGTAAACATACGTGTTCATCACGAAGAAACGTTAAAAGGTATTAATAAAGAAGATTTAACCTTCTTAAAGGAAGAAATATTAAAAAAGTACCCTTATGCAAATATTATTTGGCAGTACCCTATAAACAAACTACTACCGGATTATGAATAA
- the dnaI gene encoding primosomal protein DnaI yields the protein MESIQSTLKKWMKENRNFQQAYKELKEQIMNSRDVQAFIAEHPELQTTDIERQLMKLYEYDNQSKQCEKCPSLSECCNIIPGYAPKLSVQNRQIRIAYDRCPQKIKQDEQNRKKSFVQSLYMPKEILEASIEDIDFEDSERINAIMKIKELLDQLDQKKTITKGLYMYGPFGVGKTFLLGVLANEFAKREIQSMFIYMPEFVREMKSSIGNSTLNEKVDKFKQIPVLIFDDIGAEFQSAWFRDEVLGAILQYRMMEGLPVFFTSNYNLKELESILAAAGKGEMERLKAGRIIERIKQVSDPVALFGQNRRP from the coding sequence TTGGAATCTATTCAATCAACGTTAAAAAAGTGGATGAAGGAAAACCGTAACTTTCAACAAGCCTATAAAGAATTGAAAGAGCAGATCATGAACTCTAGGGATGTTCAGGCATTTATTGCTGAACATCCTGAGCTGCAGACGACTGATATTGAAAGACAGTTAATGAAACTGTATGAATACGATAATCAATCAAAGCAATGTGAAAAATGTCCTTCATTATCTGAATGCTGTAATATTATTCCAGGTTATGCACCAAAGCTTTCAGTTCAAAATCGGCAAATACGAATTGCTTATGACCGGTGTCCGCAAAAGATCAAACAAGATGAACAAAACCGTAAAAAATCATTTGTTCAAAGCTTATATATGCCGAAAGAAATATTGGAAGCATCTATTGAGGATATTGATTTTGAAGATAGCGAAAGAATCAATGCGATTATGAAAATTAAAGAACTACTCGATCAACTTGATCAGAAAAAAACGATTACAAAAGGTCTGTATATGTATGGCCCATTTGGCGTGGGAAAAACCTTTTTACTAGGTGTATTAGCGAACGAATTTGCTAAACGTGAAATACAATCGATGTTTATTTACATGCCTGAGTTTGTCAGAGAGATGAAATCTTCTATTGGAAATTCAACTTTAAATGAAAAGGTTGATAAATTTAAACAAATACCCGTTTTAATTTTTGATGATATAGGTGCAGAATTTCAATCAGCATGGTTTCGTGATGAAGTGTTAGGGGCAATTTTACAATATCGCATGATGGAAGGACTTCCTGTCTTTTTTACATCAAATTATAACTTGAAGGAGTTAGAATCCATTTTAGCTGCTGCGGGCAAAGGAGAAATGGAAAGGCTGAAAGCCGGAAGAATCATAGAGCGAATTAAACAAGTCAGTGATCCTGTTGCACTATTTGGTCAAAATCGACGTCCATAA
- a CDS encoding M42 family metallopeptidase produces the protein MVKLDETLTMLKDLTDAKSIPGDEREAREVMKNYVSPFADEVTTDNLGSLIAKKSGDENGPKIMVAGHLDEVGFMVTRIDDKGFVYFQTVGGWWSQVMLAQRVTVVTKKGDVTGVIGSKPPHILPPEARKKPVEIKDMFIDIGASSKEEAEEFGVKPGDSVVPYFDFTVMQNEKLLLAKAWDNRIGCAIAVEVLKQLKDEKHPNVVYGVGTVQEEVGLRGARTSAHKIQPDIAFAVDTGIAGDTPGVTDKDARGKMGDGPQIILYDASAVSHKGLRDLVVETADEKEIPYQYDALPGGGTDTGTIHITANGVPALSITIATRYIHTHAAMIHRDDFENAVKLIVEVIKKLDTDKVKDVTFN, from the coding sequence ATGGTGAAGCTTGATGAAACATTAACGATGCTTAAAGACTTAACAGACGCAAAGTCTATACCTGGTGATGAAAGAGAAGCACGTGAAGTGATGAAAAACTACGTGAGCCCTTTTGCCGACGAAGTGACAACCGATAATTTAGGGAGCCTGATTGCAAAGAAAAGTGGCGATGAAAATGGTCCCAAAATTATGGTAGCGGGCCATCTAGATGAAGTTGGATTTATGGTGACAAGAATTGATGACAAAGGGTTCGTCTACTTTCAAACAGTAGGTGGCTGGTGGAGTCAGGTAATGCTGGCTCAACGTGTTACCGTTGTAACGAAAAAAGGTGACGTAACAGGTGTAATTGGTTCAAAACCACCACATATCTTACCTCCGGAAGCACGGAAGAAACCAGTTGAAATCAAAGATATGTTTATTGATATTGGTGCCTCAAGTAAGGAAGAAGCAGAAGAATTTGGGGTAAAACCAGGTGATTCTGTTGTACCTTACTTCGACTTCACAGTCATGCAAAATGAAAAACTTCTCCTTGCAAAAGCATGGGATAACCGTATTGGATGTGCAATTGCAGTTGAAGTATTGAAGCAGTTGAAAGATGAAAAGCATCCAAACGTTGTTTATGGAGTAGGAACTGTACAAGAAGAAGTGGGGTTACGTGGTGCTAGAACATCTGCACATAAGATCCAACCGGATATCGCATTCGCAGTAGATACTGGTATTGCTGGTGATACTCCAGGTGTAACAGATAAAGATGCACGAGGAAAAATGGGAGACGGACCACAAATTATTTTATATGATGCATCTGCAGTATCCCACAAAGGATTACGTGATTTAGTTGTTGAAACTGCTGATGAAAAAGAAATCCCATATCAGTATGATGCACTGCCAGGTGGAGGAACGGATACAGGTACCATTCATATAACGGCAAATGGTGTACCTGCTTTATCAATTACAATCGCTACTAGATACATTCATACTCATGCAGCGATGATTCACCGTGATGACTTTGAAAATGCAGTGAAACTTATTGTAGAAGTGATTAAGAAGCTTGATACCGATAAAGTAAAAGACGTTACGTTTAACTAA
- the sspI gene encoding small acid-soluble spore protein SspI has product MDLDLRKAVLHNISGNSADELEATILDAIQSGEEKLLPGLGVLFEVYWNNADESEKEEVLEILEESVKK; this is encoded by the coding sequence ATGGATTTAGATTTACGGAAAGCCGTTTTACACAATATATCTGGTAATAGTGCTGATGAATTAGAAGCAACCATTTTAGATGCAATACAAAGCGGAGAAGAAAAATTATTACCAGGATTAGGTGTGTTATTCGAAGTATATTGGAATAACGCCGATGAATCTGAAAAAGAAGAAGTATTAGAAATTTTAGAAGAAAGCGTAAAAAAATAA
- the ytxC gene encoding putative sporulation protein YtxC, with amino-acid sequence MKRLVFIFRFKEEANLFCRQVHHLEPSLSTKIYYRQKEKWYKVEWDSEKVSSQLSSISAGFIKIFADIRLPAITRNILKDEYHYTNQHEIAHIVPFVHSVWNHSENYMLHEGGRLSTILQRFISQQIMKERFMFYDEFVNHLIRKHYSFFVDIVGYAIDEWKREEEYQDFVHNLRNYIKRKRPKCKKVLVVADYQIQLFKPDGTRYLSGELKTLQNSENVYFFGFHPADKTLPSLISLVPEEIEIYAEHTENPIILSVMNLFQERVNVYPLKKFPFAGKKA; translated from the coding sequence TTGAAGCGTCTCGTTTTCATTTTCCGGTTTAAAGAGGAAGCGAATTTGTTCTGTCGTCAAGTTCATCATTTGGAGCCTTCTTTGTCTACAAAAATATATTATCGGCAAAAAGAAAAGTGGTATAAGGTCGAGTGGGATAGTGAAAAAGTGAGTAGTCAACTAAGCAGTATTTCAGCAGGGTTTATTAAAATTTTTGCAGACATTCGTCTTCCCGCGATTACGAGAAACATTTTAAAAGACGAATATCATTATACAAATCAGCATGAAATTGCTCATATTGTTCCGTTTGTTCACTCTGTTTGGAATCATTCCGAAAATTATATGTTACATGAAGGTGGCCGGCTCTCCACCATTTTACAACGATTTATTTCCCAACAAATTATGAAAGAACGGTTTATGTTTTATGATGAATTTGTCAATCATTTAATTCGTAAGCATTATTCTTTTTTCGTGGACATAGTTGGATACGCGATTGATGAATGGAAGCGAGAAGAAGAATACCAAGATTTTGTACATAACTTACGGAATTACATAAAACGAAAAAGACCGAAATGTAAAAAAGTTTTAGTTGTTGCGGATTATCAAATTCAACTCTTTAAACCGGATGGAACTCGTTATTTATCAGGAGAATTAAAAACATTACAAAACAGCGAAAATGTTTATTTTTTTGGATTTCACCCAGCGGATAAAACATTACCATCTCTCATTTCATTAGTTCCAGAAGAAATTGAAATCTATGCTGAACATACGGAAAATCCAATTATTCTTTCCGTTATGAATCTGTTTCAAGAGAGAGTGAACGTCTATCCATTAAAAAAATTTCCATTTGCCGGGAAAAAGGCTTGA
- the rplT gene encoding 50S ribosomal protein L20 has protein sequence MPRVKGGTVTRKRRKRVLKLAKGYYGAKHSLFKTAKQQVMKSGQYAYRDRKQRKRDFRKLWIARINAAARLNDISYSRFMHGLKQAGVQMNRKMLADLAVNDEKAFANLVQKAKDALK, from the coding sequence ATGCCACGTGTAAAAGGCGGAACAGTAACACGTAAGCGTCGTAAACGCGTTTTGAAATTAGCTAAAGGTTATTATGGTGCAAAACATTCATTGTTTAAAACAGCAAAACAACAAGTAATGAAATCAGGTCAATATGCTTACCGTGACCGTAAACAGCGAAAGCGTGATTTCCGTAAATTATGGATCGCACGTATTAACGCTGCAGCTCGTTTAAACGATATTTCTTATAGCCGTTTCATGCACGGATTGAAGCAAGCTGGTGTTCAAATGAACCGTAAAATGCTTGCTGACTTAGCTGTAAATGATGAGAAGGCCTTTGCTAACTTAGTTCAAAAAGCAAAAGACGCACTTAAATAA
- a CDS encoding DUF1294 domain-containing protein: protein MDIVILYYYIAVNIYGFLLMGFDKWKAKRGKYRIAERHLFISAFLGGALGCIIGMQLFRHKIRKGVFRYGMPLLFVVHLMLSLNI, encoded by the coding sequence ATGGATATTGTAATTCTCTATTATTATATAGCGGTAAATATTTATGGATTTCTTCTTATGGGGTTTGATAAATGGAAAGCGAAAAGAGGAAAGTACCGAATTGCTGAACGTCACTTATTCATAAGTGCATTTCTTGGGGGAGCACTTGGTTGTATTATCGGTATGCAGCTGTTTCGACATAAAATCAGAAAAGGGGTATTCCGATATGGTATGCCACTATTGTTTGTGGTTCACCTCATGTTATCGTTAAATATTTGA